One window from the genome of Cardiocondyla obscurior isolate alpha-2009 linkage group LG04, Cobs3.1, whole genome shotgun sequence encodes:
- the Mical gene encoding uncharacterized protein Mical isoform X5 — MDQIGKKQPANSPEVALASEIFDQFCNATTLKSILGYYRQLCELLKIRPNVINQFYPKLKTKLRSWKAQALWKKFDQRANHKCYNRGKVCPNTRVLIIGGGPCGLRTAIEAQLLGAKVVVVEKRDRMSRNNVLHLWPFVIHDLRGLGAKKFFGKFCAGSIDHISIRQLQCILLKVALILGVEFHENVSFDSLIQPPDNQEDGKIGWRAKTSPADHPVSQYEFDVLIGADGKRNTLEGFKRKEFRGKLAIAITANFINKRTEAEARVEEISGVAFIFNQKFFKELYQETGIDLENIVYYKDDTHYFVMTAKKHSLIDKGVILRDHADTAKLLAKENVDREALMLYAREAAEFSTEYQMMDMEFAVNHYGQPDVAMFDFTSMYAAENASRVMERHGHRLLMILVGDSLLEPFWPTGSGCARGFLSSLDAGWTIKGWGASLPPLEVIAERESIYRLLGQTTPENLNRDYAAYTLDPHTRYPNLNVRSVTSIQVRSLLDTDDPESVKQSTIQSEIDIPKKRRRREMRADIQVHPDILLRWLQKQVALYDKVHIEDMGASFKDGLAICAIVHRYRPDLIDFYSLNAKDTVKNNQLAFDILEKEYNILPIMTGEEMVKCDVPDTLAMFSYLTQIYEAFRGEIPHIKHPKLEPEAEESTAHLKQLKQCTSEEKVTKPRHLRSRHANENMHVDKKDNTVSRRSRKRRSTEKVGATMDERLKRLDEIEKHRTERMKKRQYLRKMATQQFYKSMQMLQANAKREKDEPFEDYSIFLYRQTAPDFKDRVKDLEQKILYPDRQPKMHIGYRRNSVDEEFSGRIKDFEDKLKGATSSEKKPKDLLRAIGKIEKSDWNVKEIEKKIEENKMGRGVRHERVEKVPKWSREQFLARQIKMEKRGNDQKDNYSKYADIDNTLKNIGKKIREGSALGYNKVSAMAEQFSNKSQDAEPKLQKSNTKPTIVLPVQGGSEVCHFCNKRVYLMERLSAEGKFFHRGCFRCEYCSISLRIGNHTFDREKNGGRFYCTQHFGLSGTMKTRAEKKKINLVNKENVSNAAAILKTPDKAKTSLEGIVGLDLLDRGQTPERIEFENLAEISDPEEGHSQMDEDEWTDRNFGASTAEMGSSDDISDMSDSDEDNEVFEEAIDQPLTTEGTLELAKNWTLRYSHPHATVGQSDTGSNEYEDSSDEYTSEDDESGTATEDEEDVRARELRKQEVWLKVPPRSSDTDTGSETEVISSEDASTEESVENSATEISTDSEFEHDEATPTQHEIPEITINDSYVRKTRGAYVEPKKVQVKSKIISSVNGNLTQDKKQQDISQQFLRDRTTKLESKEVNCNVPTSVDKNNCMPLLNPRKGDYLLNRTHSTGGIASRLSLELKKRYLLGGSALGGSVIKSGSASNVDTKLRNFTDAISQHQKLLNPAPEPSPTMQAFLQGTSKLRTNNAPLSPLSPTNLFSRHLSTDHCQNSSNDIAKTTTLIETSKAQQLPDLVKESSILKSKTTPNICSESSIKDEKLIDGQVLVQQTNNLNAKNVVEDTKNSQNTEKIFSNNTEENNGFRPRSPLHETSIIVPQVDWNRKHENKQSGSSNDSEIDSDSLSSSDSNEADENNQLSVNLSPPRLRIHSTDGDLLLDEGADRYNKRYDRDDGQTFEPDSIEVSFLRDHRLLNPTDNTHTVEMVNNNMERLDLQDDNKKSNCSSPTSEVSAISNKQDDSEENDITTAAFTETEFSEWARDGEALVSDDLRDVELDIDPSFITVRRNNAKLSGTSAKIAKEDDTEHSYFNIDRVIHQEYPNNNTSKLLVNGDDINYMDTDNESLLDDSLQDASNIAMLKNRGYIEFVNVKTTISNIIPTSINTYGRRSIADAPIARLDMENDSYGEEEEEEGFKGANVIEIDPVTMEDVMDKLNEPSTSKMSIKSEISVDEQSEGKFKDNAKREQLAEAFNKELLQSMDEDSLLLVEPAEDTTTSEVVTVLASPINPQVSIIPVGTTERREESTKADSSNPDYLEYVKRLQSRIAEFSNAKDSIDVRKSKRKNSKSLAQTRTAEMIAEEIKCQDTMSVTADSNGVNSPATSRKLEEITRERSKQKDLIQDLLMDKLEAHKQKSAEKKARRAARASSFTAALSPLKPPLPNASSVGNKFVPTSIISPVNSPIHTTFGEANKSNLSLSLYRREQTNQEAKEKVPKKAEDESITTSLESDFKTPLAPPRLRSEEARRTAEKARQDARERARMKSDEDLGLSPEDRIKELRMKVTRRQLSMEDTPKTERDVKSYNFSDKSEPKLQISKSTDNVKNIAKKINFQKLPAASAKSMDELLNTAGLSLSDNSNVAFIKRDKKKQKDSERRKSIIQAVSDFFFKKDASPSPTQKDKLSMFRLTSKSKGKIDKTVSSKSDMRPKSVCEDMLIGNFVNENPPPVPPPPLNYSAYPTQVSDDSLSDDDTKTTALSTTASCMQKFTATEESCNSVSRKLKTAKKAARQAQLKRLRMAQEIQRKLEETEVKQKELESRGVSVEKALRGEGDSSNREEADLLREWFDLMKERTELRRYEKELLVRAQEVQLEDRHERLQQELRERLADDDDKKTSDDVKKEGEILTEMLEIVAKRDSLIALLEEERQRYQNEDRDLEAQMLAKGLRLTPIKKCGPKYSV; from the exons ATGGATCAAATCGGCAAAAAGCAACCGGCTAACTCACCGGAGGTGGCGTTAGCCAGCGAGATTTTCGACCAGTTTTGCAACGCCACTACGTTGAAATCTATTCTTGGCTACTACCGACAACTGTGCGAATTGCTGAAAATCCGACCAAACGTCATTAATCAGTTTTATCCAAAGTTAAAAACGAAATTACGATCATGGAAAGCGCAAGCTCTGTGGAAAAAATTTGATCAGCGAGCAAATCACAAGTGTTACAATCGTGGCAAAGTATGCCCAAATACGAGG gTTTTGATTATCGGCGGTGGTCCATGTGGTCTCCGTACAGCCATAGAAGCGCAATTATTGGGAGCCAAAGTCGTTGTGGTGGAGAAAAGGGACCGCATGTCTCGAAATAATGTTTTACATTTGTGGCCTTTCGTCATCCATGATTTACGTGGTTTGGGAGCGAAGAaatttttcggaaaattttGCGCAGGTTCTATAGATCATATAAGCATTCGCCAGCTGcagtgtattttattaaaggtTGCTCTGATTCTTGGTGTCGAGTTTCACGAGAATGTAAGCTTTGATTCTCTAATTCAACCACCGGATAATCAGGAAGACGGCA AAATTGGTTGGAGAGCAAAAACTTCGCCAGCTGATCATCCTGTCTCACAATACGAGTTTGACGTGTTAATTGGAGCTGATGGCAAGAGAAATACTTTGGAAGGTTTTAAACGAAAAGAATTTCGAGGAAAACTAGCCATCGCTATCAcagcaaattttataaacaaacGAACCGAGGCAGAAGCTCGTGTAGAAGAGATCAGCGGTGTtgcctttatttttaatcaaaagttttttaaagagTTATATCAAGAAACAGGTATCGATTTGGAAAATATCGTATATTATAAAGATGACACACATTATTTCGTTATGACTGCCAAGAAACATAGTTTAATCGACAAAGGAGTTATCCTGCGG GATCATGCTGACACTGCAAAGCtactcgcgaaagaaaatgtgGATCGCGAAGCGTTAATGTTATACGCGCGAGAAGCGGCAGAATTCTCAACAGAATATCAAATGATGGATATGGAATTTGCGGTAAATCATTACGGTCAACCGGATGTAGCTATGTTCGACTTTACTTCGATGTACGCAGCAGAAAATGCAAGTCGCGTGATGGAGCGTCACGGTCATAGATTACTCATGATCCTTGTAGGCGACAGCCTATTAGag CCATTTTGGCCTACCGGCTCTGGTTGTGCGAGAGGATTTTTGAGCTCTCTGGATGCAGGATGGACAATTAAAGGTTGGGGCGCTTCATTGCCGCCGTTAGAAGTAATTGCAGAGCGTGAGTCCATATACAGACTATTAGGACAAACAACAccagaaaatttaaatagagaTTATGCTGCATACACCTTGGATCCTCACAccag gtATCCAAATCTTAATGTACGTTCTGTAACTTCAATACAAGTGCGCAGTCTTCTTGACACAGATGATCCTGAAAGCGTTAAACAATCTACGATACAGTCCGAGATCGATATTCCAAAGAAACGAAGACGACGTG AAATGAGAGCTGATATTCAAGTACATCCAGACATATTATTGCGCTGGCTACAAAAGCAAGTTGCATTGTATGATAAAGTTCACATCGAAGATATGGGTGCCTCTTTTAAGGATGGCTTAGCTATTTGTGCAATCGTTCATAGATACCGTCCagatttaatagatttttatagCCTAAACGCAAAAGATACAGTGAAGAACAATCAACTCGCCTTTGATATATTAGAAAaggaatataatatattacca ATAATGACAGGAGAAGAAATGGTTAAATGCGATGTTCCTGATACACTTGCCATGTTTTCTTACTTAACTCAAATATATGAAGCTTTTAGAGGCGAAATTCCACACATCAAACATCCAAAATTA GAACCAGAAGCGGAGGAATCTACTGCGCATCTAAAACAATTGAAACAATGTACATCTGAAGAAAAGGTTACGAAACCACGACACTTACGCTCACGACATGCTAATGAAAATATGCACGTGGACAAAAAGGACAATACAGTCAGTCGACGTTCACGAAAGAGGCGAAGTACCGAAAAAGTAGGCGCAACAATG GATGAAAGGCTGAAAAGACTCGATGAAATTGAGAAGCATCGAACTGAGCGCATGAAGAAGCGGCAATACTTGCGAAAGATGGCGACTCAGCAATTCTACAAAAGTATGCAGATGCTGCAAGCCAACGCAAAACGCGAGAAAGATGAGCCCTTTGAAgattattcgatttttttgTACCGTCAAACTGCACCTGATTTCAAGGATAGAGTAAAAGATTTAGAGCAGAAAATACTTTACCCA GATAGACAACCTAAAATGCACATTGGTTATCGGAGAAATAGTGTAGACGAGGAATTTTCAGGACGGATAAAAGATTtcgaagataaattaaaaggaGCAACATCTTCCGAAAAGAAACCTAAAGACCTTTTACGTGCTATCG gtaaaattgaaaagagtGATTGGAACGTGAAAGAAATCGAAAAGAAGATCGAGGAAAATAAGATGGGCCGCGGCGTTCGTCACGAACGTGTAGAAAAGGTGCCGAAGTGGAGTCGCGAGCAG TTTTTAGCTCGGCAGATCAAGATGGAGAAACGAGGCAACGATCAAAAGGATAACTACAGTAAGTACGCTGACATAGACAATACCCTGAAGAATATAGGCAAGAAGATCCGGGAAGGTAGCGCGCTCGGATATAATAAAGTTTCAGCTATGGCTGAGCAATTTTCGAATAAAAGTCAGGATGCGGAGCCCAAACTGCAAAAATCG aaCACTAAGCCTACAATTGTGCTACCTGTGCAAGGAGGTTCAGAGGTGTGccatttttgtaataaaagagTCTACCTTATGGAAAGACTTAGCGCAGAGGGTAAATTCTTTCATCGCGGCTGTTTTCGATGTGAATACTGTTCCATCTCATTAAGAATAG gaAATCATACATTTGATCGTGAAAAAAACGGAGGACGGTTTTACTGCACACAACACTTTGGATTATCGGGAACGATGAAAACTAGAgctgaaaaaaagaagattaacttggtgaataaagaaaatgtatcTAATGCCGCGGCTATATTAAAAACACCAGATAAG GCCAAGACATCTTTAGAAGGAATTGTCGGACTCGATTTACTCGATCGTGGTCAAACTCCTGAGAGAATTGaatttgaaaatctagcaGAAATATCAGATCCTGAGGAAGGCCATAGTCAAATGGATGAAGATGAATGGACAGACAGAAATTTTGGTGCTTCTACTGCAGAAATGGGATCGAGTGATGATATTTCGGATATGAG CGATTCTGATGAGGATAATGAAGTGTTTGAGGAAGCTATAGATCAACCACTAACGACCGAAGGAACACTCGAACTGGCTAAAAATTGGACATTGCGCTATTCACATCCGCATGCTACAGTCGGACAATCTGACACTGGTAGCAATGAATATGAAGATTCTAGCGATGAATACACTAGTGAag ATGACGAAAGTGGTACTGCGACCGAGGACGAGGAAGACGTACGCGCACGAGAGCTTCGGAAGCAAGAAGTATGGTTGAAGGTGCCACCACGTAGCTCTGATACCGATACTGGTTCGGAAACAGAG gtGATATCGTCGGAAGACGCGTCAACTGAGGAGAGTGTAGAAAATTCTGCAACGGAAATTTCGACTGACTCTGAATTCGAGCACGATGAAGCAACTCCAACGCAGCACGAGATTCCCGAAATTACCATCAATGATTCCTATGTCCGGAAAACGAGAGGCGCTTATGTTGAACCAAAGAAGGTGCAGgtgaaaagtaaaataatctCTTCAGTCAATGGCAATCTAACGCAAGACAAAAAACAGCAAGATATTAGCCAACAGTTTTTGAGAGACCGTACAACTAAATTAGAAAGCAAAGAAGTGAATTGCAATGTGCCGACTTCTGTCGACAAAAATAACTGCATGCCATTATTGAATCCACGAAAAGGAGATTATCTTCTGAACCGCACTCACTCGACCGGCGGAATCGCATCGAGACTCTccttagaattaaaaaaacgttatttattagGCGGATCAGCGTTGGGTGGTTCCGTCATAAAATCAGGTTCGGCGTCTAATGTGGACACGAAGTTAAGAAATTTTACCGATGCAATTTCTCAgcatcaaaaattattaaacccGGCACCGGAACCTAGCCCGACCATGCAAGCATTTCTTCAAg gtaCTAGTAAACTGCGAACCAACAATGCGCCGCTTTCTCCATTATCAcctacaaatttattttcgcgacaCTTGTCAACCGATCACTGCCAAAATTCATCGAATGACATTGCGAAAACGACGACATTGATAGAAACATCTAAAGCACAGCAATTACCTGACTTAGTAAAAGAATctagtattttaaaatcaaagaCAACGCCCAATATCTGCAGTGAGTCTTCGATAAAAGATGAAAAGTTAATTGATGGACAAGTGCTTGTACAGCAAACTAATAATTTGAATGCGAAGAATGTTGTAGAAGATACAAAAAATTCGCAAAATACAGAGAAAATTTTCTCAAACAACACGGAGGAAAATAATGGTTTTAGACCACGTAGTCCTCTCCACGAAACGTCGATTATCGTACCGCAAGTAGATTGGAATAGAAAACACGAGAACAAGCAATCGGGCAGTTCAAACGATTCTGAGATAGATAGTGATTCATTATCTTCTTCCGATTCTAATGAAGCAGATGAGAATAATCAACTTTCTGTAAATCTTTCGCCGCCTAGGTTACGGATTCATAGCACTGATGGCGATCTTTTACTGGATGAAGGAGCTGATCGATACAACAAACGTTACGATCGCGATGACGGCCAAACTTTTGAGCCAGATTCCATCGAAGTTTCTTTCCTGCGAGATCATCGATTGCTCAATCCAACTGATAATACACATACGGTCGAAAtggtaaataataatatggaACGATTAGATTTGCAAGACGACAACAAGAAGAGCAATTGTAGTAGTCCTACTTCTGAAGTTTCAGCAATATCTAACAAACAAGATGATTCCGAGGAGAATGACATTACTACTGCAGCGTTCACCGAGACAGAGTTTTCTGAATGGGCTCGCGATGGAGAGGCTTTGGTCTCTGACGATCTTCGTGATGTAGAACTAGATATTGATCCTAGTTTTATTACTGTACGAAGGAATAATGCAAAGTTATCTGGTACCTCCGCTAAAATTGCTAAGGAAGATGATACGGAGCATAgctattttaatatcgatcgGGTAATTCATCAGGAGTACCCAAACAATAATACATCAAAATTGTTAGTTAACGGtgacgatattaattatatggaTACAGATAACGAGTCGCTATTGGATGACAGTCTTCAAGATGCTTCCAATATTGCAATGCTGAAAAATCGAGGTTATATTGAGTTTGTAAATGTTAAAACGactatttctaatattattcCTACTTCGATTAACACATACGGACGACGATCAATCGCTGACGCGCCGATAGCGAGACTCGATATGGAAAATGATTCATATGgtgaagaggaagaggaagaaggcTTCAAAGGTGCCAATGTGATTGAGATTGATCCAGTTACTATGGAGGACGTGATGGATAAATTAAACGAACCTAGTACAAGCAAAATGTCGATAAAATCGGAAATTTCAGTCGATGAACAAAGTGAAGGGAAATTTAAGGATAATGCGAAGCGAGAGCAATTGGCAGAAGCTTTTAACAAAGAATTACTGCAATCGATGGACGAAGATAGTTTGTTACTTGTTGAGCCAGCGGAAGATACGACCACTAGCGAAGTTGTCACGGTACTTGCGAGTCCAATTAATCCTCAGGTATCTATAATTCCTGTAGGAACGACGGAAAGGCGCGAGGAGTCGACCAAAGCGGATTCTAGCAATCCGGATTATTTGGAATATGTAAAAAGATTGCAATCTAGAATCGCAGAATTTAGTAACGCCAAGGATTCTATCGATGTAAGAAAATCAAAGCGAAAAAATTCGAAAAGCTTAGCACAGACACGTACCGCGGAAATGATCGCCGAAGAGATCAAGTGTCAAGATACCATGAGTGTAACTGCAGACAGTAACGGAGTCAATTCACCAGCAACATCGAGAAAACTTGAAGAGATTACGAGGGAACGATCGAAGCAAAAGGATCTTATTCAGGATTTGTTGATGGATAAACTCGAAGCTCACAAACAAAAGTCAGCTGAAAAGAAGGCTCGAAGAGCTGCTAGAGCTTCATCTTTTACTGCAGCGTTATCACCACTTAAACCGCCATTACCTAACGCTTCTTCCGTTGGTAATAAATTTGTGCCTACTTCTATAATATCGCCAGTGAACAGTCCAATTCATACAACTTTCGGGGAAGCGAACAAATCGAATCTTTCATTGTCTTTGTACCGTCGTGAGCAGACCAATCAAGAAGCCAAAGAAAAAGTTCCAAAGAAGGCAGAGGATGAGTCGATTACTACTAGTCTAGAAAGTGATTTTAAAACACCACTTGCACCACCAAGATTGAGAAGTGAAGAAGCTAGAAGGACCGCCGAAAAGGCCAGACAAGACGCTCGAGAACGAGCTAGAATGAAAAGTGACGAGGATTTAGGCTTAAGTCCTGAAGAcagaattaaagaattaagaaTGAAAGTGACTCGGAGACAACTCTCGATGGAGGATACGCCCAAGACAGAAAGAGACGTTAAATCGTATAATTTTAGCGATAAATCAGAGCCAAAATTACAAATTAGTAAGAGCACTGATAATGTAAAAAACAttgcaaagaaaattaattttcaaaaactgcCAGCAGCTAGCGCGAAATCGATGGATGAATTGTTAAATACCGCAGGTCTTTCACTTTCGGATAACTCCAATGtagcttttattaaaagagacaagaaaaaacaaaaagattcagaaagaagaaaaagtattATACAAGCGGTGTCGGACTTTTTCTTTAAGAAGGACGCAAGTCCATCGCCCACTCAGAAGGACAAGCTATCAATGTTCCGACTGACTTCAAAATCAAAAGGAAAA ATTGACAAAACTGTCTCATCGAAGAGCGACATGAGGCCTAAAAGTGTATGCGAGGATATGCTTATAGGAAATTTCGTCAACGAAAATCCCCCACCAGTACCACCGCCACCGCTCAACTATTCTGCATACCCCACTCAAGTGTCAG atgaCAGTTTATCAGATGACGATACTAAAACAACAGCTTTATCAACAACAGCGTCGTGCATGCAAAAATTTACGGCAACTGAAGAATCGTGCAACAGTGTTTCACGTAAATTGAAAACTGCGAAAAAAGCAGCCAGACAAGCGCAGCTAAAGAG attacgAATGGCTCAAGAAATACAAAGAAAGCTGGAGGAAACTGAAGTAAAGCAAAAGGAATTGGAAAGCCGAGGCGTAAGTGTCGAAAAAGCGCTACGTGGTGAAGGAG attctTCCAATCGCGAGGAAGCAGATTTACTTCGAGAATGGTTTGATCTTATGAAGGAACGTACGGAACTACGTCGATATGAAAAAGAACTTTTAGTTCGTGCGCAAGAAGTTCAGTTGGAAGATCGTCATGAACGATTGCAACAAGAACTGCGTGAACGTTTGGCTGACGATG aTGATAAAAAGACTAGTGATGACGTTAAAAAGGAAGGAGAAATTTTGACGGAAATGTTGGAGATAGTAGCAAAAAGGGATTCCTTAATAGCTCTGTTGGAGGAAGAACGACAAAG gTATCAGAATGAAGATCGTGACCTCGAAGCTCAAATGCTGGCTAAAGGCCTGAGATTAACTCCAATAAAGAAATGTGGTCCTAAGTATTCAGTTTAA